Part of the Henckelia pumila isolate YLH828 chromosome 2, ASM3356847v2, whole genome shotgun sequence genome is shown below.
AGTAATAGTTCCTATGACAAATTGTTAAATTCAGATGAAATTTCTGCCAACAGTGAGGAGGCACAATGCCATAGGTTTAGGGATGACAAGACTTCGGATAAGGAAAAGACAAAGAAGAAGAATCCTGCAAAGCCTCAAAAGCCACCAAGACCTCCTAGAGGTCCCTCATTGGATGCTTCTGATATGAAGTTGCTGAAAGAAATCTCTGAGCTTAACGTAAAACgtagaaggatggaaagaatcAGGACCCTGAAGAGAATGAAAAAGGAGAAGGCATCTTCGTCGATCAGTAATCTTTTTGCCTTGTTGATTACTGTGATCTTCCTTTTGGTGATTGTATTTCAAGGTACAATGTCGACATtgatttcttgttttttttactTTACTTCTCTATGCTTAGAAACTCCTTATTTTCCTATGCATTATGTGAAACTGCATCACATTTGCATTCAGTCTTTATACTTAAATATATGGATAATGTCTGAATCCTGGAAACAGCCTATTGGACAAGGCAAGGATGAAGGAGAGAGGAGTATTTGGATACTCCagccctttattttattttgctttTGATGTCGGGAAACTATAATAAAAAAACTACATAGCCGCAAGGACATCCAGCTCATAAGGCTGGAGTACACATAGCTAACAAGACTACATCTTATTGATTTTTAAACTACTTTCACTTGACAAGTCGGGGTCTGGAATCGAAGTGCATGTATCTGAGAATCACATATTATGGCTAACCCACATCAGACTAAGCATAACTTATGACTGAGAAAACCTTTGAAGAGAATTTGCATTGTTGTTTCCCTCTCCACGTTGCTATCTTAAAATTTCATTGGTTTGAGTCTTTGTTGATGTTTATTGTCATGACGTCAATCAAATTAGCCACATGAGAAGGAAAAATACTTGAAGCTTGTTAATTAACTGAGTTAAATTTGGAAAGGAACAGAAATCTATGTAGGAGTTACatatattttttgtaatttatATGATTATCAGCAACTCACAGATCATTCTTAGCTCTTTATTTTACTAGACGTGGAACACAGTCATGGATAACATGACGAGAATCGTTACATCTTTAATTTCTATAGTAGGGTGGTCAATTGTTCTGTTTAAGGGTGCTGTAATAGGTCTGCACTGCAACTATTTATTCATgaagttgcaaactctgtaactTTTTTGTTTGAGCTTAATTTTGATCTTGCCTTGTGGCATGTTTCAAGTGGTAACCGTGTGAATTGTCATTGATGGAAATTGCAAAGAATAAAGAAAGAGTGGAGAATGTAGATGCTGATATTGagaactaaaaaataaaaattaaaaaattaacgaAAAAAAGAAATATCATGCGGTAGAAAATGTGGTAAGATGGTAGAGACTTGATGAAACATGTGAAGGTTCGATATCATACATGTTGAAATATTGTGCATATCAGATGACTATTGTGTAGTCCAGTATTTCTGACACGATGTGATCTTCCATTGTTGATTTTCAGGTCTACTGGGTTCACGTGCGTGATGTCAATTTTACTGCCTCACTAATTTGCCAAGTAAAGTCTTGATAATTTCCTTTTAactttataataattaaatttgaataacTTGTTATTAATGATGAGAGATTGGCAGATATCTTTTGGGTTAAGGGCTGCTGGCCCATGCATGAAGTACTAGTATCCATGAACAGACACATATAATAGAATAGTAAACTGGTGTGTTTGATCTAATGTAACTGGTGGTTTGACACAAACGATGGAAATAAAAACAAAGTACACACCTATATTAGGTCACAATTATTGATTTACCGTGTGGAGAAAAGAAGAGTGCACAAAGCATTCAACATGAAGTAAAACCCGATTTTATCCAATAGGAATATGAACCCAGCCTCTCTATCTCTTGCTTCACAAACCGTACTTTACTAATAGATCTGGACAGTGCTCTGAGGAGTGGCAGGCATCTAGGGACTTTTGTGCAGATTTTTTCTCGCCGACACCTTTCAGATAACTGGAATAGCTTGACATATTGTTGGGCCTTGTGCTCATAACATAACTGGAAAAGTGCAATTGGATAATGTGTTGGTGTAAATGATTGAATGTGATAGTATATTATCTTTGTGAGGTAAAATGatcattatgaatttttttttaaaaaaacaaaaaaaacaaataaaatgatCATTATGCCAACATCTGTGTAGCTCAAACAATTAAAGTATAATGAAGATATGGAAGACATATTACTGAATGGTTTTCTCATTGGTGTTGCATTTTGGAACCCGGACATGTGATATGGCAAGATTACAAAACCATCAAGGCGTAACCTTCGTGCTAAACGCTACCTTGAGATGTAAACTCACCAACCTCCTCACGTGGTGACACTTTCTATCAGCGACGATAGTTGCCCATTTGGAGGCCTCCACTGCCTACCATTTCTTTTTCAGGCCTCCAAAGCCTgccttttctttttcatttgtaTGCACCGAACTTTGGTGCATTATAATGTAAACCTTTTGATCACATTGTTTGGAAACTTGTAAACTTAGGCGTTTTATAACATTCCAGCGGTTGTTTTCGTCTTTTTAGGGCTTCATTGATCAGAGGACATGGTTAGAATgctcatggagttggaagagTCAGCATATAAGAGGACACTGGCGGAACTAACATCTGTTTTATGTACAGCAGTTTGCATAGATTTGGGGTTGGGGGTGGGGTTGGTTTACCGGCCTTAGACTAGCATTTAACGAGTCTAAAATGGGTCACATGTAATTACTATCTTGCTTTTATTTGTTCAGACTAGCGTTTAAGGAGTTTGATGGTCTGGCCCCATTTTATGTTTAGTTTACAGTTTACTTCTTTGCCATGTTCCGTTCATGAATGTCAAACATTCTAAAAGGCATCGTCGCCTAGATAGTTGCTCACCGTTCCGATATTTAGAAAAAACGATGCCTCTGGAAGTTAAGTTAATCAATAGCCTAGGTCGTTGGCGATTCAAAATCTGTTTAAGCGATTGTCTAGATGActgtataattttttaaatttttttaaaaaaatatttagaataaTGGAGCAAAGTTGAGGAAGTTGATACTATTGTAAATATAGAGTAGATTAGCTTAGATAAATTATGGAATTTAGCTAAGATTGAGTAAGTTTTAATTATGTGGTGATTGATTTCTATCATTTACTTGTATAAATATTGTATTAGGTGGAAATAAGAATCATACTTCTCTCAAAATTTCATGGTATCAGAGTCTAACCTCAAAACCTTATCCTTCATCATGAAAATCAGACAGAGCCTACCCTCAAAATCCTAGACTTCTTCATACATGGCCTTTGAAACAAAAGCCCAACTCGTGAGGTGACCTCCAAAAGAGAAGCGACTTCAGCGATGAACCACGCAGGAGTCGACAACTCATCGCTGTTTATCACGTCACAAGCTCAATGGGCATAATTGTCTCTAGTGGTAGCAGTCAGTATGGATGTATATTTGCGGGAAAGGCAAAGACGAATATCTTACAGCAGAAGTCACTGCACCTGAGAAGATAGGCTCAAAATTCAAAGTGTGGAAGAT
Proteins encoded:
- the LOC140883516 gene encoding uncharacterized protein: MGRVDSSGSDLDLDIDLESGETTSEEDVHKDTVISGQDAKNLMGRMRCENLRVESPCGSTNCSNSSYDKLLNSDEISANSEEAQCHRFRDDKTSDKEKTKKKNPAKPQKPPRPPRGPSLDASDMKLLKEISELNVKRRRMERIRTLKRMKKEKASSSISNLFALLITVIFLLVIVFQGLLGSRA